CTGTTATGGTAAGCATCATAAATTTTTTCAATATGTTCTGGCATCAAGACATTTTTAGTACTTACTTTGTTAAATTCTTTGCTTGCATCTATGAATAAGACGTTGTTGTCTTTTTTATTTTTCTTAAGAACCAAAATAGTTGTAGCAATACTTGTTCCATAGAATAGATTATCTGGTAATTGAATTAATGTATCAACATAGTTATTAGAAACAAGATATTTTCTTATTTCTTGTTCTGCTCCAGCACGATAGAAAACACCAGGGAAACAAACTATAGCTGCTGTTCCATTTTCTGCTAAATGATGCAATGAATGCATAACAAAAGCTAAATCAGCTTTTGATTTAGGAGCTAATACACCTGCAGGCGCAAATCTTTCATCATTAATTAAAACTGGGTTATCGTTTCCTTCTCAAGAAATTGAATAAGGAGGATTAGACACAATAGCATCAAAAGGTTTAAATTCTAAATGCAGTGGTTTTAATAAAGTGTCCCCTCTTCTAATTTTGAATTTATCAAAGTTAATGTCATGTAAAAACATATTAATTCTACATAAGTTAAAAGTTGTAATGTTTATTTCTTGGCCATAAAATCCTGATGCAATATTTTCTTTTCCTAAAAGTTTTGCAAATTTTAAAAGTAATGATCCTGAACCACAAGCTGGATCATAAACACTATTAATACTGTTTCTTCCATCTATAGCTAACTTAGCTAAAAGTTCTGAAACTTCTTGTGGAGTAAAAAATTCTCCTCCTGATTTTCCAGCTTCTTTTGCATACATCGCCATTAAATATTCATAAGCATCACCAAAAATGTCAATTGTGTTATCTTTAAAAGAACCTAAATCTACTGAACCAAAAGCATCTAAAATTGAAATAAGTTTTTTATTTCTTTCTTCGACTGTTGAACCTAATTTGTTTGAATTGAAATCTAAATCGGCAAATAATCCAATAAAATCTTCTTCGCTTTCTGTACTTTTTGCAGAATTTTCAATTGCATTAAAAACTTTTTGAAGTGTTTCATTTAAGTTGGGGTTGTTTTCTGCATTTTTTCTAACATTTTTAAATAATTGACTTGGATAAATGAAAAAACCTTTTTCTTCTATTAATGTTCTTTTAATATCATCATTATCTACATCTTCATCTTTCAATAGAGAATAATCGTCTGTTTTATTTCCGTCTGAATCATAGTTTATATGATTTTCAAAATTTTCTGAGATAAAACGATAGAATAAAAATCCTAAAACATATTGTTTAAAATCTCACCCTGTTACTCCGCCTCTAAGTTTATTAGCTACTTGTCAAATAACTTTGAACAAATTTGCTTTTTCCTGATCTCTTGTTGCCTGTTTGTTTGTTTCCATGTCTTTTCCTTCATATTACTTCATAATGTTTATTTTAATTATTTAATTATACATTTTAGCCAAATTTAAAAAATTTTGTAATTTTACAAAAAAAACGGAAAAATTAAATTTTGTTTTTATTTATTTTTTATATTTTTTCCTAATATTTGCAAATTTGTTTCAATATTTAAATTATTATTTTTATCTTCTATTTGAGTTTTATAAAGATGTAAATTACCTAAAATCAATAAATCTTCTTTTGCTCTTGAAGTGGCCGTATAAATCAATTTATTGTTCAACATATGTTTATACTTTGAAAAAACTGGAAAAATAATTGAAACTGCTTCTGAACCTTGAAACTTATGCACACTAATTGCATAAGCAAGTTTTAAGTTTTCTTTTATTTCTTTTAATTCATATTCAACATGTTTAGAATTAAAGTCTATAATAAAGTTTCCTGCATCATTTAAGCCTATAAAATAGCCTATTTCGCCGTTAAAAACATCTTTATCATAGTTATTAACTATTTGAATAACTTTATCATTTAAAAATAATTCTCCATTGTTAAAAAATACCGGGTAAGAAACTGAATTTGGATAATAATTATCAATATATCATTTTTGTAAAATTTTATTTGTTTCATCTATTAAGGAATTAATTGGAATTAAAACCATTACATTATCTATTCCATATTCTGCTACTTTTTGTGAATAATATTTCGTTATATTTGTTGAATATTTTCCAATTTCTAATTCTTCGAATTTAACTGATTCGCTAGACAATTGAGGAAATTTATTAGATTTAATGTCTAAGAAATAATCCACTATATCTTTCTTATCAGTTCGATAAATTTCATCAAGAATAGTTGTATTAAAAATTTCTACATTAATTAAATCCTCCAAAAGATTTCCCGGTCCAATACATGGTAATTGGTAAGCATCACCTAGTAGAATTATTTTTTTTAATTTTGGACATGAATTTAATAAAAAATTGAACAAATTAATCTCAACCATTGAAAATTCATCAATAATTAAAACTTCAACATCTTTTTCATTTGTATCAATGAAATTTAATTCTTCTGCGTCTTTAATTTTTAAAAAGCTATGAATAGTTCTTGCATCAATATTTTTTGATGTTATTAAATTAACAGCCGCTTTACCTGTTGGAGTTAAAACCTGAATTTTTTTCTCGCTATAGTGGTTACTTAATTCTTCAAAAATTTTACTAATTAAATAAGATTTTCCCGTTCCGGGAAAACC
This Mycoplasmopsis columbina DNA region includes the following protein-coding sequences:
- a CDS encoding ATP-dependent DNA helicase — translated: MTNQEQEILLFEGKFTKILSGGQKADWKYTFALFKTKNDLIPVYLKNQSIDFVTSYLIECNFNSQRNTYNLISLEVLKMSEMELESIVVHEVKGLGPKTITKIKEKYGVDWLKNIENNDYYSDILKEKVVEELKLFLEKFNNETYSFFVSKGLTLLYEKIKQILNKNNFLEELKNTNVYDLYFNFGITFNEIHKLAISLYADNFNELKRDWILQSVILYYFDLTFMNNSTLIPYKIDELEEFVNRYIACNIEWINNTVAKLVAQGDLIFYDELQKLTTTKIFKKEENILNSLIKINKKNSFIVPKNKPNNLSLKQEQAFMQAMESSVSIISGFPGTGKSYLISKIFEELSNHYSEKKIQVLTPTGKAAVNLITSKNIDARTIHSFLKIKDAEELNFIDTNEKDVEVLIIDEFSMVEINLFNFLLNSCPKLKKIILLGDAYQLPCIGPGNLLEDLINVEIFNTTILDEIYRTDKKDIVDYFLDIKSNKFPQLSSESVKFEELEIGKYSTNITKYYSQKVAEYGIDNVMVLIPINSLIDETNKILQKWYIDNYYPNSVSYPVFFNNGELFLNDKVIQIVNNYDKDVFNGEIGYFIGLNDAGNFIIDFNSKHVEYELKEIKENLKLAYAISVHKFQGSEAVSIIFPVFSKYKHMLNNKLIYTATSRAKEDLLILGNLHLYKTQIEDKNNNLNIETNLQILGKNIKNK
- a CDS encoding type I restriction-modification system subunit M → METNKQATRDQEKANLFKVIWQVANKLRGGVTGWDFKQYVLGFLFYRFISENFENHINYDSDGNKTDDYSLLKDEDVDNDDIKRTLIEEKGFFIYPSQLFKNVRKNAENNPNLNETLQKVFNAIENSAKSTESEEDFIGLFADLDFNSNKLGSTVEERNKKLISILDAFGSVDLGSFKDNTIDIFGDAYEYLMAMYAKEAGKSGGEFFTPQEVSELLAKLAIDGRNSINSVYDPACGSGSLLLKFAKLLGKENIASGFYGQEINITTFNLCRINMFLHDINFDKFKIRRGDTLLKPLHLEFKPFDAIVSNPPYSISWEGNDNPVLINDERFAPAGVLAPKSKADLAFVMHSLHHLAENGTAAIVCFPGVFYRAGAEQEIRKYLVSNNYVDTLIQLPDNLFYGTSIATTILVLKKNKKDNNVLFIDASKEFNKVSTKNVLMPEHIEKIYDAYHNRKEIQYFSKLVSLKELEENNYKLTVSTFVEQKDEREVIDIKVLNAQIKEITARQEVLRAEIDKIIAEIEREF